AATAGCTTGATAAGCTGAACAAACAAGAGATATTACGTTCTACTCTCTGCTTCGAGCCCGGCCGAGAGTGAGCTTCCCGATAGTCTCTTCCTTCCTAGAAATAGAACTCTAACTATCAAACCTGTCCCGTCTCCTTACTCGAGATATCTGAGATAGCTCCATAAACTAATAACTTCTAATAGACGAGCCCATTATCCTTATGTTCTGAACTTGCTTCTTGGTACAGGGGGAGGGGCGAAGAATTcgagttctagttcttcttctgCCTAATCTTTAGTACCGCTTTGAGATTGAATCTTTAGAACCATGTGCCTAAGAGGGCGAGGACCTTTATAGCCATAATTCTTTCCCCGGTTCTACCTCCTTCTGCAATAGTGATCTATCCCGTCAATCCCACCCGCGAGCTATCCATTCTAACCTGTCTTTGCCTAGAAAGATACGTCTAGTTCTCCCTCCGCTTGCCTATCTCAGTAGGAAATTGGAACAGTCTCCGATTTCAAAGAAAAAGCTGAGGCGAGAGCTATATACCTTCTGGAACTGGAGCAATAACTGCTATAAAGTAAGGAGATGCGCAGGAACGATCCCTAAAGAAAAGACTCGGAATGCTCCACGACTAAGTATACCCATTCAGACTCGCTTTTgttcaattataaaaaaataagcaCTTTGATGAAGATTTATAGCATCATTCAAGTAAATACAGATTAAGATCGTAGAAACATGAGCTTGTGATATAGCTACACCTAATTCCAGACCGATTAATGCAAGAACTATAAATAAAGGACCAAGATCCCCTATGAAATATAAAAGATCATTCATACATAGCGTAGTCCAAGCGAACCCACTTAAAATCTTTAATGAACTATGACCGGCCATCATATTAGTAAATAAACGTATTCCTGAGCTTAATGCTCGAAAACAATAAGGGATTAGCTCAAGGAGTACTAAAAAAGGTGCTAATGGCAGTGGGACTCCTGCAGGTAATAAGAAGCTTAAAAAATAAAGCCCATTTTTTTGAAATCCCACTATAGTAAtgccaataaaaataaaaaatgagagaccCAAAGTAATGAGAAAATGACTTGTAACTGTGAAGCTATAAGGTATCATACCCTGGGGATTACAAAATAACGAAAAAGTAAAAGTGACCGAGATGCGAGGGGAAAACTTTTGTTTAACATTTTCGGAAAGACCACCTATTTGTTCGTTTACCGGGTTCAGCACGAAATCATAAATAAGCTCTACCAAGGATTGCCAAGCATTTGGTACTGAGTTTCCTCCTCCCTTTTTAGTAACAAAATAAACCAAAAGTAGGACCAAACTGAGAGTTAGTAGCATAAACAAAGATGGATTTGTGAATGAGAAATATAAGTTTCCTATTTTCATAGGAATCAATAGGATTATATCAAATTGTTCAAGTGGGCTGGAGACGATCTGCGCTAGATCCAGTGTGAAATAAGTGAATTTATCTAGTTGAGGCATTCTTGATTGATTGAGACAAAACGATTCCCTCAATACAGCTTAACTCCGTCAAGCCTGTAGGAGTAGTGAAGAAGTATAGAGCACTTTAGTTGGTTGTTGACCAACGGAAAGCATGGGATCAAAAAAGGCAGAATTGAGAATCTCAAAaaaatctctttctttcttttttagaaTAGCGAACACAACTCTGGGGATCATCTTAAAGCGTCTTCTTCTTTGGCTATGTGTTCCTGTATAAGGGAGATATTTTGATGACGTCAGAGATATTTCAGTCACTCCACCTCGACCAACTCATTTCTTGGTTGATCGACTGGCAAACGCCCGAGGAGCAAAAGATCAATGAAAGGTCGATGATGTTTATAGCCATTCTTTCTTTGCTTTTTCACAACTTTACAAGGTAGCCATAGGGGAACCTGTGGCTGGATTGAATCCTTATTTTATTTCGGCATCCCCTTCCTTGCGGTTAAGGTAAGGACTTCGGGCATGGCCAGCTAAGGCTAAAGTTCCATTAAAGAGTATTTCCACGTGCTAGACCTATCTTATCTATCTGATGTCTACTATAACCTTTTAGAGTGTGGATTTCATAGTTTCTATTGGGAGTAGGCTTTCGAATATATAAAACTCATTTATGGTTTTCAATAATTAGTTCCAAGTCAGCCATGTACTACTATCGGTCATACAATTGTTTTTtaattgtctttctttttttctatgcCCGTGGGCCACCTAATATTTTGGATCGTCCTGCTGATTCAGCTCCGGAAATATAGGTGGGATTTGCCGAACTGCGTCACCAAAGCGACTCCTCATGACAGGAGAGAAAGAAATTAGGGGAATTTAGAACGGATTCCACTTTTCTATATGCTAATTCGAATCTAGCGGGTCGCTCCTTTCTTCGTATGGGGAGTCTCGTGAGCTCTTTATGGAAAACTTATTCTTATTATTCTCCTTCCTTTTTTCCTATCCTATGGATCAAAAGCTATAATTAACTCAGCTCTGACCTAGACTATAGTTCCCCTAAGGAATGCACATTCTCTATTCTATCCAAAAAATAGGGATGCTTATTAATAGAAAATTcttaaataaaaactcaaacttttttACCACGCACCAATGTCCGCCTTCTCGTACTGATGTGGCAAAGTGAAAGTGTAATTAAGCAAGATTGACTGCCCTTTCAGTAGTAGTAGTGTCTACTGCCTGTCAGAATGGCTACTGACACATTGCACGAGGTGTCTAACCCGCGGAATAGCTTTTGGGTCGGCAGAATCTAAATAACCCCAATGGTGATTCCGAGACTTATCCTACCTACTCAAGCGGCAATCAATACACATTCAGTGATTTCGAATATCACTTACGACATTTCGAAATCAGGGTTTGGGGGTTCAAGCTATATATTCATTGATATTGAGAAAGTAGAGGCAGATTAAATCTGTGCCATCAACTTGACTACATGGAACTATCAATGACGCGTTCAAAGGAATCCTTTCTATCCTGTGACCTCGAACCGGAAGTTCAAGCCCTGCTCTTTCCCAGTCTCCCTTTATACACTGCCTGCTTTCTTCTCCTGATCCTCCTTCCGATGCGGATCCAACTCTCTGTTTTTATGAACCAGTTAAACTCTCCATCTATGTCTGCATCCGAGCGAGAAGAGAAGTCGAGTCCATCTTTTTCTCCACTCAACCCTAGCTTGCTAAGCTGTTGATTTCCATGGATCCTTAGAAACTTTGAGTAATGATGGAAAACGTACCCTTGTGAGAGATTGAGATAAAAGAAAGGATGCTTTTGATGCGGGGAAGAGGGGAACGAGATGGCTAGCAAAGCTGCTCCACCAGGTCTCATTTCCGGCCGGGAGATGGTTTGTATGGATGGTTCGGGCAGCCGATTCCGAAACCACGAgcttcttgagagagtttgaatTAGATTCATTGTTTGAAAATGTGGATTTGGTTCACTGTCGGTCGATTGACCGGTGGTTTGGTTGTTCTTAAGGCTAAGGGATAGTGGATGGGGGAAAAGAGGAGAAGGGCTAAGGCCTAAAAATTCCACTGATTGATTCTTTGATCCCGTCCACAGGTTCAGTGGTAGGTGGTTCCCCTTGACCTAGCTTTTTCTCCGCGGAGAAAGAAAGGGATCAAAAGCAATAAAACCTACGATGTATCCTCAATCTTACGAGGGGTATGAACCGGCATCGGAGTAGCCAATAAGATAATCCGTTCCTAGTGACCCATCTAATTGATTCGATCCAGTGCAGAAAGAAGAGAGTGAGCGGTAAATGATCAAATATCGGACCTGGTGAATATCTGTCTCTCAATCCCAAGATTCCAATCCAAATTATGCATTTCCTGACCGCACTAGATTTTTTGATTCGCTGGGAGAGAGTAGAGAGTCAAGGTTCGTTGGCAAGTACTTCCTTTCTATTAGTGTCACCGAAAATGATGAAAAGAGATAAGATGCTGGTGGTTAGCCTGCCCCGGACTCGTAATTGATAGTTTCTGATGAATGGAGATGGCTTCAAGCCTTCACTAAACGATGGGAATACCAATTGAGACTAGGAAAGGTGGCTTCATATCTCGTCCCTGGTTTCGGCTCTCCGAAAGCAGAGTATACGGGGGCGGCAGATGGATTTGAAGTTGAGGGAAACCTAAAGGACAAAAGAAAGAGATTCATTTTGAGATGCGAATTACCGCTTCTGAGCTTCGATGACCGGGAGGGCTTGATAGCTTCTATCCAGCGAAGGGCAAGAGAGGAAGAAATAAATGGAGAACTGGTGCCCCTTCGGATGGAAGTTGATGGCGGCCTTCAATGGTTCCCAAAATGGGCAGTTCCCTTCTCTTGGTAGCCGCAGATGGGCTTTCACACTCCTTTTCTATATAAGATCCATAGCTTGAATAAGATAGATGCACTAAGATACTCAGAAAGAAGTAAAGCGCATCCACAACTGCCGAAGAAAGAATAGGAGAATCTATACTATCTTCCGTAACTTCCGAAAGAGCCACATCAAGAACAAGAGCTGGTACCGCATGTGCCACAGGACAGGCAGGAATGggatatatatttgaaataacaatAGCAAGGAGATTCGCCAACAGGAGAGGGCAGGCCCCCCGCGTTATTAGTGTCTTCTATATAAGAAGAGAGTCGAGTTTGATGAGTGTCAACTGAGGTTGCGCAGAGCAAGCAAGGCGAGTTGCTCGCAATGGTTGCTTGCGTGCGAGGCAAGGTAGCGCAAGCAAGGCCACGGTATAAGCAAGGTAGCTTGCAAGTCCCACCTCGAGCAACAGGTTacctaaaaataaatcaaattagaTTCCTTGATTCATTGTTCAATTGTTGAGATCAAATCCGACGGTAGCCGAAGGCTACTACAATGTTTTGTAAGCTCAGGTTATCGGCAGAAAATGTAGTGCAAGTGGAATTCTCGCCAGACGATGTCATGCAGCCCAGATGAGTAGAGACAAGCGTCTAGCAAATTCGAGTGAGCGACAGGCGAGCAAGCGCAAGGCCAACCGAAGGAAGAAGACCAGCTGAATGCGAGTTCAATCACGAGGAGATGGTTAAGTCAAGCCTGCTGGTAGCCAGTATTCAAACTAGGGGCAGAAGTTATCAAGTTGCTTTCAGTCGTCCTTCTCCTTATGTACAAGGCACTAAACTAGTGATGTTAAGCATTTGCCCTCGAGTGAAGTTCAACTCAGTTGATTCTCAGATAAATCCCACATGAAGCGAAAGTCTACGCACCACTACATAAAAGATCTGACTGTCTAGTCAGAAAGAGTCTTTCTAGAAGCTTTAATTTAGAAGCGTTTCATCAAACTAGAAAGATATGaatctcagacagatggtcacaTAAGTAGTGGATCTCACGTCCTATCCTCAAGTCTTCTTAGTGATCGTCTGCTCTCAATGAATCAATGCCTGGTGGCTCTGAATTCAATAGAAATCCCGTGAGTGAAACTCTGAGTTGAAAATAACTAAGCTTTTTGCCTTGACCTTGACACTAGTCTGAGCCTTTCCCAGGGCACCTTGCCTTCTTTCCTTGGCTTGGCGGGACACAAAAATGATTTTTTACTATCTACAGGGAGTTTCGATTCCGCAGAACCTATAGGAGCAATAGACGGAGTGGAGTGTGGCTGTGAGTCAGGCGCAGTATCCTCACTGTTCTTGTTACAGAATCGACTCTGAACGCTGTTCATGGTTAGCTGTAAGAAAGAATAGCGATTGTTGAAGAAGTTTGCTCTTTCGACGACTCTTATTGCTCTAAATAAGCTCTCAGCCTTTAGGAGTGCAGGCACGACTAGCTTACTCCAACCTTCTTGTGTGACCGCATGTTGGAGAAAAGAGTTCCACATCTTACTCTAACGGCAATGTCAGGATCTCAGTCTATCTCTTTCTCACATCTGACACTCTCTTCTATAGACTGCTAAGTCACATCCAACTACCTGTACTCTAAGAATGAAGGTTGCAAACTACCTTAACAAGCGACCACTGGACTTGTGAAAGAGAGCTCTTCTTTGCATCGAGAATCGACTGTTTACCCTCTCTTCTTGCATCTGTGCATTTTGGGCCTTAGGCAAGCTCCCGACATTCCTGGATCAGGCCCCTCTTTGCCGCTGTCCAATCCAATGTCTACTTCATCAAATTCCCTGTCTACCGAAAATGGATGAACCTATCCACAGGGATTTTGAgcatcacttcttttttttccccAACGATAAAGGAACTTACGGGCGGGCCATTTTCGGGGACTAGCCCGCTTCCCATTACTAAATAGGGCAATCCCTCGCACATAATTAAGGGAGCCATTGAAAGGTGACTAAAACACTAGAAACGGGGACTAGCCGAGCTAATGATAGAGGCAAGAACACTTTCTGGCCAAGTCCCATTAATTGATCATAACGATATCGTGGAAATGCTGCACGGACCCATATATATAGGAACAGAAAAAGAATCACGggatgcatacaaatgctattgtatgcatcatatcatatttcagaccaacacataaagctttgttctcattagcaatggtctacaaatttatcgaagacattcaatgtcaaaccatcattatcaagatgaattgtcttgattacataaTTTGAAAGTTATAATCTTAACAAAATTTTactgagcaagcaactttatgaatgtcaaactgcaggttgacgaTAAACGTACATGTGATtattttattgatgcatcttttcaaaacatatcacatgatcggtgaacgggcccttattcacactttatacttttcagattttaagggatcaaatcctaacattagttggtccaaccaa
This window of the Capsicum annuum cultivar UCD-10X-F1 unplaced genomic scaffold, UCD10Xv1.1 ctg1716, whole genome shotgun sequence genome carries:
- the LOC124890423 gene encoding ATP synthase subunit a-like, whose product is MPQLDKFTYFTLDLAQIVSSPLEQFDIILLIPMKIGNLYFSFTNPSLFMLLTLSLVLLLVYFVTKKGGGNSVPNAWQSLVELIYDFVLNPVNEQIGGLSENVKQKFSPRISVTFTFSLFCNPQGMIPYSFTVTSHFLITLGLSFFIFIGITIVGFQKNGLYFLSFLLPAGVPLPLAPFLVLLELIPYCFRALSSGIRLFTNMMAGHSSLKILSGFAWTTLCMNDLLYFIGDLGPLFIVLALIGLELGVAISQAHVSTILICIYLNDAINLHQSAYFFIIEQKRV